One Rhodospirillaceae bacterium genomic region harbors:
- a CDS encoding methyltransferase domain-containing protein: protein MTVFNRQLVARHRDRAAATLDDHDFLFQETGERLCDRLDDVHRKFPVALDLGCRTGTLGRTLAGRGGIEELIVCDLSQPMTERAGPRGVVADEEYLPFAPKAFDLILSNLSLHWVNDLPGALTQIRRCLKPGGLFLATMLGGDTLSELRQSLAKAEAAIDGGLSPRISPFADVKDAGNLLARAGFTIPVADQEAITVSYPDPFKLMADLRGMGEGNAVMEARKGLTSRTMMMEAARYYSEDFATDDERIPATFQVITLSAWAEDKNNDSV, encoded by the coding sequence ATGACCGTGTTCAATCGCCAGCTTGTCGCCCGCCACCGCGACCGGGCAGCAGCAACCCTGGACGACCACGATTTCCTGTTTCAGGAAACAGGCGAGCGTTTGTGTGATCGTCTCGACGATGTTCACAGGAAATTCCCGGTCGCCCTCGATCTGGGATGCAGAACCGGCACCCTGGGTCGCACGCTGGCCGGGCGTGGCGGCATTGAGGAGCTCATTGTCTGCGATCTTTCACAACCTATGACCGAGCGTGCCGGCCCCCGGGGAGTTGTTGCCGACGAGGAATATCTGCCCTTTGCACCCAAGGCCTTCGATTTGATTTTGAGCAACCTCAGCTTGCACTGGGTCAACGATTTGCCCGGCGCCCTGACCCAGATCCGTCGCTGCCTGAAGCCGGGCGGTTTGTTCCTGGCCACGATGCTGGGCGGCGATACCTTAAGCGAGCTGCGCCAGTCCCTGGCCAAAGCCGAAGCCGCCATCGATGGTGGCTTAAGTCCCCGCATTTCACCCTTCGCCGACGTCAAGGATGCCGGTAACCTTCTCGCACGGGCCGGTTTCACCATTCCTGTCGCCGATCAGGAAGCCATCACTGTTTCCTACCCTGACCCCTTCAAACTGATGGCCGACCTTCGCGGCATGGGTGAAGGCAACGCCGTCATGGAGGCCCGCAAGGGCCTGACCAGCCGGACCATGATGATGGAAGCGGCCCGATATTACAGTGAAGACTTTGCTACAGATGACGAACGCATCCCGGCAACCTTTCAGGTCATCACCCTGAGCGCTTGGGCCGAAGATAAGAATAATGATAGTGTTTAG
- a CDS encoding ComF family protein codes for MTQAEPRTKATFTAPLRHFGRRALDVLLPPQCLSCGTLVEEQGALCLDCWQDVTFISQPHCAICGLPFEFAAQGNDYSDGHLCGSCVRKRPVFERARAVLAYDDASSPFILTFKHADRTEAASAFARWMARAGADVLENADLITPVPLHWSRLFKRRYNQAALLGQRLSQISAVPAIPDLLVRKRATPSQGRFSPSARKRNVRGAFQVREKYIPNISGKRVVLVDDVLTTGATASAVTRALLGAGAEAVDVLTLGRVLRPFPL; via the coding sequence ATGACACAGGCAGAGCCCCGGACAAAAGCCACATTCACAGCACCCCTGCGCCATTTTGGCAGGCGGGCCCTGGACGTGCTTTTGCCGCCGCAATGTTTAAGTTGTGGAACCCTGGTCGAAGAACAGGGCGCATTGTGTCTGGATTGCTGGCAGGATGTCACCTTTATCAGTCAGCCCCATTGTGCAATCTGTGGTCTGCCATTTGAATTCGCCGCACAGGGGAACGATTATTCTGATGGTCATCTTTGTGGTTCCTGTGTCAGGAAGCGGCCGGTTTTCGAGCGGGCCCGTGCAGTGCTCGCTTACGATGATGCCTCAAGCCCATTTATCCTGACTTTCAAGCACGCAGACAGGACCGAAGCCGCCTCCGCCTTTGCCCGCTGGATGGCAAGGGCAGGGGCTGACGTATTGGAAAATGCCGATTTGATCACCCCCGTGCCGCTGCATTGGAGCCGCCTGTTCAAGCGGCGCTATAATCAGGCGGCGTTGCTGGGTCAGCGTCTCAGCCAGATAAGCGCTGTTCCAGCCATCCCCGATTTACTGGTTCGCAAGCGGGCGACGCCATCACAAGGGCGGTTCAGTCCGTCGGCAAGAAAACGCAATGTACGGGGCGCTTTTCAGGTTCGCGAAAAATATATACCCAATATTTCGGGCAAGCGGGTTGTCCTTGTTGATGATGTGCTGACGACGGGGGCGACGGCGTCCGCCGTGACCCGCGCTCTGCTGGGGGCCGGGGCAGAGGCCGTTGATGTGTTGACGTTGGGCCGGGTTTTAAGGCCGTTCCCCTTATAA
- the purQ gene encoding phosphoribosylformylglycinamidine synthase subunit PurQ yields the protein MKTSVIVFPGSNCDRDVQVALAASTGVEPEMVWHGDTALAKTDLIVIPGGFSYGDYLRSGAIAAHSPVMREVVSRANAGVPVLGICNGFQILTEAGLLPGTLMRNANLKYICKDVHLKVEASNTLFTHGYDQGQVIRIPIAHHDGNFETDEETLKRLEDDGRIAFRYCDEGGNASKTANPNGSIANIAGITSESRTVLGLMPHPERLVDPLQGGTDGKAMFDGLMESLAA from the coding sequence ATGAAAACCTCCGTCATCGTCTTTCCCGGATCAAATTGTGACCGCGATGTTCAGGTCGCCCTTGCAGCGTCCACGGGAGTTGAGCCCGAGATGGTCTGGCATGGCGACACGGCGCTTGCCAAGACCGACCTTATTGTTATTCCCGGTGGCTTTTCTTACGGTGATTACCTGCGTTCGGGAGCCATCGCCGCCCATTCACCGGTCATGCGCGAGGTCGTCAGCCGCGCCAATGCCGGTGTGCCGGTGCTGGGAATTTGCAACGGCTTTCAGATTTTAACAGAAGCCGGACTGTTGCCGGGCACGCTGATGCGTAACGCCAACCTGAAATATATCTGCAAGGATGTGCACCTGAAGGTCGAAGCCAGCAACACCCTGTTTACCCATGGCTATGACCAGGGCCAGGTGATCCGCATCCCCATCGCCCATCACGACGGTAATTTTGAAACCGACGAAGAAACCCTGAAACGTCTGGAAGACGATGGCCGGATTGCTTTTCGTTATTGCGACGAAGGGGGCAACGCATCGAAAACCGCCAATCCCAATGGCTCCATCGCCAACATCGCCGGTATCACCAGCGAAAGCCGTACCGTCTTAGGGCTGATGCCCCACCCCGAAAGACTGGTCGATCCCCTGCAAGGTGGCACCGACGGCAAAGCCATGTTCGACGGCCTGATGGAGAGCCTGGCGGCTTAG
- a CDS encoding adenylosuccinate lyase has translation MIPRYSRPKMTAIWEPANKFRIWFEIEAHACDAQADLGVIPAQAAKTVWEKGDKPYTQDRIDRIDEIERETHHDVIAFLSELAEHVGDEARFIHQGMTSSDVLDTCLSVQMTQAADLILEDMDALLVVLEARAREHKDDVCIGRSHGIHAEPTSFGIKLAGHYAEFKRGRDRMAMAREDVATCAISGAVGTFANIDPKVEEHVAAKLGLRPEPVSTQVIPRDRHAAYFAAMGIIAGAIERLATEVRHLQRSEVREAQEYFAPGQKGSSAMPHKRNPILSENLTGLARIVRAAVIPAMENITLWHERDISHSSVERMFGPDATVTLDFALGRLTGMMDKLVVYPKTMMENLMQFGGLHDSQRVLLTLTQHGVSREDAYVIVQRNAMKVWRSYGIDPDNPEGTVEASAEDKQAEEHGNRFFYFLSKDADVAEALGESGLKELFDVDSTAFHTKNADAIFARVFGS, from the coding sequence ATGATACCCCGCTACAGCCGCCCCAAGATGACCGCCATATGGGAACCTGCAAACAAGTTCCGTATCTGGTTTGAGATCGAGGCCCACGCGTGCGACGCACAGGCCGATCTTGGCGTTATTCCGGCGCAGGCGGCAAAGACTGTCTGGGAAAAAGGCGACAAGCCGTACACCCAGGATCGTATTGATCGCATCGATGAGATCGAACGCGAAACCCACCACGACGTCATCGCTTTCTTGAGCGAACTGGCCGAGCATGTCGGTGATGAGGCGCGCTTTATCCATCAGGGCATGACATCCTCCGATGTTCTTGATACCTGCCTGAGTGTGCAGATGACCCAAGCTGCCGATCTTATTCTTGAAGATATGGACGCCTTGCTGGTTGTTCTGGAGGCCCGCGCCCGCGAACATAAGGATGATGTCTGCATTGGCAGGTCCCATGGCATCCATGCCGAACCGACATCCTTTGGCATTAAACTGGCCGGTCATTACGCCGAATTCAAACGTGGCCGCGATCGCATGGCCATGGCCCGCGAAGACGTCGCCACCTGCGCCATTTCAGGGGCTGTCGGCACCTTTGCCAACATCGACCCGAAGGTCGAGGAACATGTCGCCGCCAAACTGGGCCTGAGGCCGGAACCGGTATCGACACAAGTTATCCCGCGCGACCGCCACGCCGCCTATTTTGCGGCGATGGGTATTATCGCCGGGGCCATAGAGCGACTGGCGACGGAAGTCAGGCATCTTCAGCGTTCGGAAGTCCGCGAGGCCCAGGAATACTTTGCGCCGGGCCAAAAAGGCTCAAGCGCCATGCCGCACAAGCGCAACCCGATTTTATCTGAGAACCTGACGGGTCTGGCCCGCATCGTTCGCGCCGCCGTCATCCCGGCAATGGAAAACATCACCCTTTGGCATGAACGCGACATTTCCCATTCGTCCGTCGAGCGCATGTTCGGACCCGACGCAACGGTAACACTGGATTTCGCCCTGGGCCGCCTGACCGGCATGATGGACAAGCTGGTGGTTTATCCAAAGACGATGATGGAAAACCTGATGCAGTTCGGTGGTTTGCATGACTCGCAACGGGTTTTACTGACCCTGACCCAACACGGGGTCAGTCGCGAGGACGCCTACGTCATCGTACAACGCAATGCCATGAAGGTATGGCGCAGTTACGGTATCGATCCGGATAATCCGGAAGGTACGGTTGAAGCATCTGCGGAAGACAAGCAGGCCGAAGAGCACGGAAATCGTTTCTTCTATTTCCTGTCAAAAGACGCCGACGTCGCCGAAGCACTTGGGGAAAGCGGCTTGAAAGAACTGTTTGACGTCGACTCGACGGCCTTCCACACGAAAAACGCCGACGCGATCTTCGCCCGGGTTTTCGGATCTTAA
- a CDS encoding MFS transporter: MIRVFVPFALGYFLSYLYRVVNAVIAPDLISEMGLGASDLGLMTSAYFLTFALFQLPLGMLLDHYGPRKTEAILLLFAATGAFVFAGSTSALGLIAGRALIGLGVSSCLMAAFKAYSIWVSRERLPLINGFHMAVGGLGALSGTVPVEAALSYTDWRGVFLFLGSLTVLASAVIFIIVPKRNESEIKETSGGMKSQLNGVITVFTSPMFWWVAPFTVASQAAFLATQSLWAGPWLHDVGGLERDQVASHLLLVAASMVAGFASSGVITDRLRRFGIKPLSIAVAGISIFIIVQCLITFRLVDAALPLWMMFGFFGTTGILPYAALSQKFPLHLSGRVTTGLNLLVFVSAFATQWATGAIIGLWPKTAVGGYDPAGYQAAFGVIIGFQVLGLLWLIVFGKGRREFAIAQQDI, encoded by the coding sequence CTGATCCGGGTTTTTGTTCCTTTCGCGCTGGGTTACTTCCTGTCCTATCTGTACAGGGTGGTCAACGCGGTGATCGCACCTGATCTGATATCCGAAATGGGCTTGGGGGCATCGGACCTGGGCTTGATGACGAGCGCCTATTTTCTAACTTTCGCACTGTTTCAATTGCCCCTTGGGATGCTTCTCGATCACTACGGGCCGCGAAAGACTGAGGCAATCTTGCTGTTGTTCGCGGCCACCGGCGCTTTCGTTTTCGCAGGCTCGACCAGCGCCTTAGGCCTTATTGCCGGTCGGGCCCTGATCGGGCTGGGGGTGTCATCCTGCCTGATGGCGGCGTTCAAGGCTTATTCCATATGGGTATCAAGGGAACGCCTGCCGCTGATTAACGGTTTCCATATGGCCGTAGGGGGACTGGGTGCACTGAGCGGTACCGTACCGGTCGAAGCGGCGCTGTCATATACGGACTGGCGCGGGGTTTTCCTGTTTCTGGGTTCGCTCACGGTGTTGGCGTCGGCGGTCATCTTTATTATCGTACCCAAGAGGAACGAGAGCGAGATCAAAGAAACATCGGGCGGTATGAAAAGTCAGTTAAACGGCGTCATCACTGTCTTCACCAGTCCCATGTTCTGGTGGGTCGCACCCTTCACCGTCGCCTCGCAAGCGGCGTTTCTGGCTACTCAAAGTCTATGGGCGGGCCCCTGGCTGCATGATGTTGGCGGCCTGGAGCGCGATCAGGTCGCCAGTCACTTGTTGCTGGTCGCAGCTTCCATGGTTGCCGGATTCGCCTCTTCGGGCGTTATCACAGACCGCTTGCGGCGTTTCGGCATCAAGCCGTTATCCATCGCCGTCGCTGGCATAAGTATTTTCATTATTGTTCAGTGCCTGATTACCTTCCGTCTTGTCGACGCGGCGCTGCCGTTGTGGATGATGTTTGGATTTTTCGGCACCACAGGCATCCTGCCTTATGCCGCCTTATCACAAAAATTTCCCCTGCATTTGTCCGGCCGGGTCACCACCGGGCTCAACCTTCTCGTCTTCGTCAGCGCCTTCGCCACCCAGTGGGCAACCGGCGCCATTATCGGCCTGTGGCCAAAAACCGCAGTCGGTGGCTACGACCCGGCAGGCTACCAGGCCGCTTTCGGTGTTATTATCGGATTTCAGGTTCTGGGACTTCTGTGGTTAATCGTTTTCGGCAAGGGCCGCCGCGAATTTGCGATAGCTCAACAGGACATTTGA
- the sfsA gene encoding DNA/RNA nuclease SfsA produces MKFPDPLIAGRLVKRYKRFLADVELEDGTIVTAHCANSGSMLSVKEPGSEVWLSPARNPERKLRYTWELIKIGKTFVGINTALPNGIVEEAIKENKIPELAGYASLRREVKYGKNSRIDLLLEDPARPICYVEVKNVTLRRGLKKGDPVEFPDSVTTRGAKHLVELADMVKQGHRSVMMYLVQRQDGDTFTIAGDIDPDYKAGLDTAIAAGVEVLCYQCALNTKGIKVSKPLKLAL; encoded by the coding sequence ATGAAATTTCCTGACCCCCTGATCGCTGGCCGCCTGGTCAAGCGCTACAAGCGCTTTCTTGCCGATGTGGAACTTGAAGACGGTACAATTGTCACCGCCCATTGCGCCAATTCCGGCTCCATGTTGAGTGTTAAGGAGCCGGGTTCGGAAGTCTGGTTGTCACCGGCCAGAAATCCGGAACGCAAGTTGCGCTACACATGGGAGTTGATAAAAATCGGCAAAACCTTTGTCGGCATCAACACCGCCCTGCCAAATGGCATTGTCGAAGAAGCCATCAAAGAAAATAAAATCCCCGAACTCGCCGGTTACGCAAGTCTGCGCCGGGAAGTTAAATACGGCAAGAACTCGCGCATTGACCTGTTGCTCGAGGACCCGGCGCGCCCCATATGTTATGTCGAGGTCAAAAATGTTACCTTAAGACGCGGATTGAAAAAGGGTGACCCGGTTGAATTCCCCGATTCTGTGACGACACGGGGAGCAAAACATCTGGTTGAACTGGCCGATATGGTGAAACAGGGCCACCGTTCGGTTATGATGTATCTGGTCCAGCGTCAGGATGGGGATACTTTCACCATTGCCGGGGATATCGACCCCGACTATAAAGCCGGGCTCGATACGGCAATAGCGGCGGGTGTTGAGGTATTGTGTTATCAATGCGCCCTGAACACCAAGGGGATTAAAGTCTCGAAACCCCTAAAACTGGCCCTTTAA
- the purS gene encoding phosphoribosylformylglycinamidine synthase subunit PurS yields MKALIHVTLKPGVLDPQGKAVQHALGSLGFSGVDGVRQGKFIEIDLSETDAVRARENVEAMCKQLLANTVIEDYSIEITE; encoded by the coding sequence ATGAAAGCCCTGATCCACGTCACCCTGAAGCCCGGTGTCCTTGACCCCCAGGGCAAGGCCGTACAACACGCACTGGGCTCGCTTGGATTTTCCGGTGTTGACGGTGTCCGCCAGGGCAAGTTCATCGAAATCGACCTGAGCGAAACCGACGCCGTCAGGGCCCGCGAAAATGTCGAGGCCATGTGCAAGCAACTGCTCGCCAATACGGTTATTGAAGATTATTCAATCGAGATTACGGAATAG
- the map gene encoding type I methionyl aminopeptidase, translating to MNDQLHKDAVYPEERSIKIHTARDFEGMRKAGRLAAETLDMLVPLVKPGMKTEEINTLVHNYTLDHGGTPAPLGYRGFPKSVCTSINHVVCHGIPGDKKLNEGDVVNIDVTTILDGWFGDTSRMFYVGDVGIKAQKLVETTYEALWRGINVVRPGATTGDIGYAIQEFAEAKRYSVVRDFCGHGLGRVFHDAPNIMHFGKPGVGTTLKTGMFFTIEPMINIGGYDVKVKSDGWTAVTKDRSLSAQFEHSIAVTDDGFEVFTRSPAGLNCPPYGT from the coding sequence ATGAACGATCAGTTACACAAAGATGCTGTCTATCCTGAAGAGCGCTCCATAAAGATTCACACGGCGCGTGATTTTGAAGGTATGCGCAAGGCCGGCCGTCTGGCCGCCGAAACGCTCGACATGCTCGTTCCCCTGGTCAAACCCGGCATGAAGACCGAAGAAATCAATACCCTTGTCCACAACTACACCCTTGATCACGGTGGCACACCGGCGCCGTTGGGTTATCGTGGTTTTCCCAAATCCGTCTGCACGTCGATCAACCACGTTGTCTGCCACGGAATTCCCGGCGATAAAAAGTTAAATGAGGGGGATGTCGTCAACATCGACGTCACCACCATTCTTGATGGCTGGTTTGGCGACACCAGCCGCATGTTTTATGTTGGCGATGTGGGGATCAAGGCGCAGAAGCTGGTGGAAACCACTTATGAAGCCCTGTGGCGCGGCATCAATGTTGTTCGCCCCGGCGCCACCACCGGTGACATCGGCTACGCCATTCAGGAATTTGCCGAAGCCAAACGTTATTCGGTTGTACGCGATTTTTGCGGCCATGGCCTGGGCCGGGTTTTCCATGACGCCCCCAACATCATGCATTTCGGCAAACCCGGCGTCGGCACGACCCTGAAGACGGGTATGTTCTTTACCATCGAGCCAATGATCAATATTGGTGGCTACGATGTGAAGGTTAAATCCGATGGCTGGACAGCCGTTACCAAGGATCGCTCCCTTTCGGCCCAGTTTGAACATTCAATCGCCGTCACCGATGATGGTTTTGAAGTCTTCACCCGCTCCCCCGCCGGTTTAAACTGCCCGCCCTACGGGACATAA
- a CDS encoding phosphoribosylaminoimidazolesuccinocarboxamide synthase, with product MARRRQLFEGKAKVIFEGPEPGTLVQHFKDDASAFHARKTGTITGKGVINNRISEHLMMKLGDIGIPTHFMRRLNMREQLVREVEIIPLEVVVRNVVAGSLVKRFGLTEGATLPRSIVEYYYKSGELGDPMVNEEHITAFGWASPPELDEIMSLTLRINDFMSGLFMGIGIRLVDFRLEFGRLWEEDQMRIVLADEISPDNCRFWDSKTDEKMDKDRFREDMGGVKEAYQEVARRLGILPESGPADMRGPELMQ from the coding sequence ATGGCCCGACGCAGACAGTTATTCGAAGGCAAGGCAAAAGTCATTTTTGAAGGCCCTGAACCGGGCACCCTTGTGCAACACTTCAAGGACGACGCATCGGCCTTCCATGCCCGTAAAACCGGCACCATTACCGGTAAAGGGGTCATCAACAACCGGATTTCCGAGCACCTGATGATGAAACTCGGCGATATCGGTATCCCGACCCATTTCATGCGCCGCCTGAACATGCGCGAGCAACTTGTTCGCGAAGTCGAAATCATTCCGCTGGAGGTGGTCGTGCGCAATGTTGTCGCGGGCTCTCTGGTCAAGCGTTTCGGCCTGACCGAAGGCGCCACGCTGCCGCGTTCCATCGTCGAATATTATTACAAGTCAGGCGAACTGGGCGATCCCATGGTCAATGAAGAGCACATCACCGCCTTTGGCTGGGCCAGCCCACCCGAACTGGATGAAATCATGAGCCTGACATTAAGGATCAATGATTTTATGTCTGGCCTGTTCATGGGCATCGGCATCCGTCTGGTCGATTTCAGGCTTGAATTCGGCAGACTTTGGGAAGAAGACCAGATGCGCATCGTGCTGGCAGATGAAATCAGCCCGGACAACTGCCGCTTCTGGGATTCCAAAACCGATGAGAAAATGGACAAGGACCGCTTCCGCGAGGATATGGGCGGCGTCAAGGAAGCCTATCAGGAAGTCGCCCGACGCTTGGGAATTTTACCCGAAAGTGGCCCCGCTGACATGCGCGGACCGGAGTTAATGCAATGA
- a CDS encoding DUF3012 domain-containing protein, whose amino-acid sequence MFFNIKKVIVTFSGILAIAALTACSPEVGSKEWCEDLKEKPKGDWSSNEAADFAKNCVF is encoded by the coding sequence ATGTTTTTTAACATCAAAAAAGTGATCGTCACCTTCAGTGGCATTCTCGCCATTGCCGCCCTCACCGCCTGCTCGCCGGAAGTTGGCTCTAAAGAGTGGTGTGAGGATTTAAAAGAAAAGCCAAAAGGTGACTGGTCCAGCAATGAAGCAGCCGACTTTGCTAAAAATTGTGTTTTCTAG
- a CDS encoding DUF1476 domain-containing protein, with protein MNDSFKNRGSSEEAKFKNDAETRFKIEARRDKMLGFWAAEKLGLSGDDIEAFAKKVVVSDLEEAGHEDVVRMVSKSFSDGGVDIDDDVIRAEIKRLQVIAEKEVTEGYSEPLGSDHGRVGG; from the coding sequence ATGAACGACAGCTTTAAGAATCGTGGCTCCAGCGAAGAAGCCAAATTTAAGAATGACGCGGAAACCCGGTTCAAGATTGAAGCCAGGCGCGACAAGATGCTTGGGTTCTGGGCAGCGGAAAAACTGGGCCTAAGCGGTGACGATATCGAGGCTTTTGCCAAGAAAGTCGTGGTTTCCGACCTTGAAGAGGCTGGCCACGAAGATGTCGTGCGCATGGTATCGAAAAGCTTTAGCGATGGTGGTGTGGACATCGACGATGATGTTATCCGTGCCGAAATCAAGCGCCTGCAAGTGATCGCTGAAAAAGAAGTCACCGAAGGCTATTCCGAACCGCTGGGCAGTGATCACGGTCGCGTCGGCGGCTGA
- the radC gene encoding DNA repair protein RadC: MTKKPDHSGHRERLRGRFMKSGRDSLADYELLELVLFPALPRRDTKPLAKALLKKFGSFAEVISAEPRELRSIDGIGEAAVVALKTVQAAALKLSQGEIMDRPVLTSWDKLMKYCRASMAYEKSEHFRILFLNKKNVLIADEVQQQGTVDHTPVYPREVVKRALELGATAIIMVHNHPSGDASPSKADIEMTMEVKEAGERLGIMLHDHVIVSKSGNNSFKTMGLL, translated from the coding sequence ATGACAAAAAAACCAGATCATAGCGGCCATCGTGAGCGCCTTCGTGGGCGCTTTATGAAAAGTGGTCGGGACAGTCTTGCCGACTATGAACTGCTTGAGCTGGTTTTGTTTCCGGCTTTGCCCAGACGTGACACCAAGCCGCTGGCGAAAGCCCTGCTCAAGAAATTTGGTTCATTTGCTGAAGTGATCAGTGCTGAGCCCCGGGAACTTCGCAGCATTGACGGCATTGGCGAGGCCGCTGTGGTCGCCTTGAAAACAGTTCAGGCGGCGGCCCTTAAACTTTCTCAAGGTGAAATCATGGACCGCCCGGTTCTGACATCATGGGATAAACTGATGAAATACTGCCGGGCCAGCATGGCTTACGAAAAGTCGGAACATTTCCGCATTTTGTTTCTCAACAAAAAAAATGTCCTGATCGCCGATGAAGTTCAACAACAAGGCACCGTCGACCATACCCCGGTTTATCCGCGCGAAGTGGTCAAGCGCGCACTCGAGCTTGGGGCAACGGCGATCATCATGGTCCACAACCACCCCAGCGGTGATGCATCGCCCTCAAAGGCCGACATCGAGATGACCATGGAAGTGAAGGAAGCAGGCGAGAGACTGGGAATCATGTTGCACGATCATGTGATTGTTTCCAAAAGCGGCAATAACTCATTTAAAACCATGGGATTGCTTTAA